In a genomic window of Amphiprion ocellaris isolate individual 3 ecotype Okinawa chromosome 13, ASM2253959v1, whole genome shotgun sequence:
- the LOC111581122 gene encoding uncharacterized protein LOC111581122 isoform X2, with translation MEVIEENMSQMEMLEKIAELDYSQSQLKDLNTEMRRWLEFADDDMAVLRSENSALTKQVKALEKMMAEAQQVEAEPCRSFMADDLDANRCRENKIQKLEKESIIMTEENKMLTAELKDLQQKRDQDKISLSKLSVALQNFERNLQLKHLNETVEESANIMKDLRLTNQELRKQIEGRRDEAYFDSLTDRMRENEGSVIPPPSLAEEIWQASSPEVKPFMTYSTELRHEEGEAEELLKPRSVTADFQTKRCADTSKTSVQKTGLFTVCIFILTVLAFLASGSCSGNGDFFSINSLWNSACLMFHPYCRIHYGALPPI, from the exons ATGGAGGTTATAGAGGAAAATAT GTCACAAATGGAGATGCTTGAGAAAATAGCTGAGCTGGATTACAGTCAGAGCCAGCTGAAGGATCTGAATACTGAGATGAGACGTTGGCTGGAGTTTGCGGACGATGACATGGCCGTGCTGCGCTCAGAGAATTCAGCCCTCACAAAACAAGTTAAAGC gctgGAGAAGATGATGGCTGAAGCACAACAGGTTGAAGCAGAGCCTTGCAGGTCTTTCATGGCTGATGACCTTGATGCAAATAGATGCAGAGAAAACAAGATTCAGAAATTG GAGAAGGAATCCATCATAATGACAGAAGAAAATAAGATGCTAACTGCAGAG CTCAAAGACCTCCAGCAAAAAAGAGACCAGGACAAGATCAGCTTAAGTAAGCTCAGCGTTGCACTTCAAAACTTTGAG AGAAACTTGCAGTTAAAGCATTTGAATGAAACTGTTGAAGAGAGTGCCAACATCATGAAG GACCTCAGGCTGACAAACCAGGAGCTGAGGAAGCAGATAGAGGGCAGACGAGACGAGGCCTATTT tgacAGTCTGACTGACAGGATGAGAGAAAACGAAGGATCGGTTATTCCCCCTCCGTCTTTAGCTGAGGAAATATGGCAGGCCTCATCCCCTGAAGTGAAACCCTTCATGACGTACTCCACAGAGCTCAGACAT GAGGAAGGTGAAGCTGAGGAGCTGCTGAAACCTCGTAGTGTCACAGCTGACTTTCAGACCAAAAG ATGTGCAGATACTTCAAAGACATCCGTCCAGAAAACAGGGCTGTTCACTGTGTGCATCTTCATTCTCACTGTTTTGGCCTTCTTGGCTTCAGGAAGTTGTTCAGGAAACGGTGACTTTTTTTCTATCAACTCATTGTGGAACAGTGCGTGCCTGATGTTTCATCCCTACTGCCGCATCCACTACGGGGCCTTACCTCCCATTTGA
- the zdhhc24 gene encoding probable palmitoyltransferase ZDHHC24, translated as MTSFAAKVFCRVERLCHHLPVALNTFLVFSITGEVSYLVLVEAPLEADQKKTVWSAWWKVVHLLAQYFMLGNICWNALLFLKTSPSIRGVFLGGEGMGQGWRYCYTCETHTPPRCSHCYDCKVCVLRRDHHCVFFGQCVGFRNYRYFLSCLLFMWSGLLYATLMNAEVFIVILKEGVTVHSVLLLLIPWIMLVSGQVSARAFAFAFIADTCVVGFLLVSAFFFFHLFLLFRGQTTREWYSSRRPYSLGLLGNLRHTLGTRWYLCWLSPLIPSAVPGDGIHFEVTGSLEPYR; from the exons ATGACGAGTTTCGCCGCTAAAGTGTTCTGCAGGGTGGAGAGGCTGTGTCACCACCTGCCCGTGGCCCTCAACACCTTCCTGGTCTTCTCCATAACCGGGGAGGTGAGCTACCTGGTGCTGGTCGAGGCTCCGCTGGAGGCGGACCAGAAGAAGACGGTGTGGTCCGCCTGGTGGAAGGTGGTTCACCTGCTGGCTCAGTACTTCATGCTAGGAAACATCTGCTGGAACGCCCTGCTCTTCCTGAAAACCAGCCCCAGCATCAGAGGGGTGTTCCTGGGAGGGGAAGGCATGGGGCAGGGCTGGAG GTACTGTTATACCTGCGAGACACACACTCCTCCTCGCTGCTCCCACTGCTACGACTGTAAGGTGTGTGTGCTGCGGCGGGACCACCACTGTGTCTTTTTCGGCCAATGCGTGGGCTTCCGCAATTACCGCTACTTCCTGAGCTGCCTGTTGTTTATGTGGTCGGGGCTCCTGTACGCCACACTGATGAATGCAGAGGTCTTCATCGTCATACTGAAGGAGGGCGTGACGGTGCACAgcgtcctgctgctgctcatacCCTGGATCATGCTTGTTTCAG GCCAGGTCTCAGCACGTGCCTTTGCCTTCGCCTTCATCGCTGACACATGCGTGGTGGGTTTTCTGCTGGTGTccgctttcttcttcttccatctCTTCTTGCTGTTTCGGGGTCAGACCACCAGGGAGTGGTACTCATCCCGCCGACCCTACAGCCTGGGACTCCTGGGCAACCTGCGCCACACGCTCGGCACTCGCTGGTACCTCTGCTGGCTCTCCCCGCTCATCCCATCAGCAGTACCCGGAGATGGGATACACTTCGAGGTCACAGGATCACTGGAACCCTACCGGTAA
- the LOC111581122 gene encoding uncharacterized protein LOC111581122 isoform X1 produces the protein MEVIEENMSQMEMLEKIAELDYSQSQLKDLNTEMRRWLEFADDDMAVLRSENSALTKQVKALEKMMAEAQQVEAEPCRSFMADDLDANRCRENKIQKLEKESIIMTEENKMLTAELKDLQQKRDQDKISLSKLSVALQNFELEKEEAQLELQRRDEIIHQRNLQLKHLNETVEESANIMKDLRLTNQELRKQIEGRRDEAYFDSLTDRMRENEGSVIPPPSLAEEIWQASSPEVKPFMTYSTELRHEEGEAEELLKPRSVTADFQTKRCADTSKTSVQKTGLFTVCIFILTVLAFLASGSCSGNGDFFSINSLWNSACLMFHPYCRIHYGALPPI, from the exons ATGGAGGTTATAGAGGAAAATAT GTCACAAATGGAGATGCTTGAGAAAATAGCTGAGCTGGATTACAGTCAGAGCCAGCTGAAGGATCTGAATACTGAGATGAGACGTTGGCTGGAGTTTGCGGACGATGACATGGCCGTGCTGCGCTCAGAGAATTCAGCCCTCACAAAACAAGTTAAAGC gctgGAGAAGATGATGGCTGAAGCACAACAGGTTGAAGCAGAGCCTTGCAGGTCTTTCATGGCTGATGACCTTGATGCAAATAGATGCAGAGAAAACAAGATTCAGAAATTG GAGAAGGAATCCATCATAATGACAGAAGAAAATAAGATGCTAACTGCAGAG CTCAAAGACCTCCAGCAAAAAAGAGACCAGGACAAGATCAGCTTAAGTAAGCTCAGCGTTGCACTTCAAAACTTTGAG TTAGAAAAGGAAGAGGCTCAGTTAGAGCTGCAGCGTAGGGATGAGATTATTCATCAG AGAAACTTGCAGTTAAAGCATTTGAATGAAACTGTTGAAGAGAGTGCCAACATCATGAAG GACCTCAGGCTGACAAACCAGGAGCTGAGGAAGCAGATAGAGGGCAGACGAGACGAGGCCTATTT tgacAGTCTGACTGACAGGATGAGAGAAAACGAAGGATCGGTTATTCCCCCTCCGTCTTTAGCTGAGGAAATATGGCAGGCCTCATCCCCTGAAGTGAAACCCTTCATGACGTACTCCACAGAGCTCAGACAT GAGGAAGGTGAAGCTGAGGAGCTGCTGAAACCTCGTAGTGTCACAGCTGACTTTCAGACCAAAAG ATGTGCAGATACTTCAAAGACATCCGTCCAGAAAACAGGGCTGTTCACTGTGTGCATCTTCATTCTCACTGTTTTGGCCTTCTTGGCTTCAGGAAGTTGTTCAGGAAACGGTGACTTTTTTTCTATCAACTCATTGTGGAACAGTGCGTGCCTGATGTTTCATCCCTACTGCCGCATCCACTACGGGGCCTTACCTCCCATTTGA